The Acanthopagrus latus isolate v.2019 chromosome 1, fAcaLat1.1, whole genome shotgun sequence genomic interval AAGGCGAAGGGTCCGAGAGCGTTGGCGGTCACACAGTCCCTGAAgtagaaggagaagaggagggcgCGCAGGGCGGCCCACAGCAGACACAGGAACAGGAAGGCCGTCTGGTAGCTGAAGCGCTTGTGTCGGTACCGCAGCACCAGCCAGAGCTGGgcgtagacgaaggcgaagaGCAGCGAGTAGAAGATGGTGTAGGCGATGGTCAGACCAAGCTTCACGTAGGGAGGGATGGCAGGCGTGAtggtgggagggggagggaggtgtgAGCCGTTACCGGCATGCTGCTGTTCCTGCACCGGGTTCCCCTCCATCGCCTCCCCATTCATCCCCCCGGTGGTGcccagcagagggagggagggagagacggagcagCAGCCTCCGAGctccaggaggagaagaagaagaagaaaggaaggagaagaaacgTGTCAGAGCACATCCATCAACGCTCTTTCAGACACACCGTCTGactcacagagaggagagaggaggaggaggaggaggaggaggagaggcaccACCCCTCTTTTAGCCGGTGCCTGGTGGAGAGCTATTGGTGGCTGCTGGTCACATGGTCATGCTTCCCAGGAGGTGATTCGCCAAGCAGGAGGAGggatgctgcagagaggagaggaaggtggagaGATGGATctggaaggagagagagagagagagagaggtgagctGGGAGGTGTGGTCCtacccaccacacacacacacacacacacacacacacacacacacacacacacacacgccatcaCAGCATCACACAGGCGTCGTCGGCTGATGCTGGTTCTGATTGGCCGGTGTCAGACGGTTATGATGGATGAGGATGAACGAGTTCTCTGGCAGCCGattgtttaaatgtaattttgttttttttatgttttgcacagaatgaataaattaattaataatacatCACATGTTTTTGGGGCTCTATATATAAatgaaatcagaaaacacaatgaaacaataaataaatgactgaatggtaacaaacagctgcagacaaCAAATCATTAGCtcacatttagatttaaaaaatgataaatataaatacgTATGAATAAACAGAAGAGTTATCAATGATGAACTTAAATTAGTAAGTGAATTAAATGATTGTAAATATTCACAGatcattatttattcaaaatatgaAATAGTGACATTTCACTTATTATTTGTCCTCATTCGGACATAAAGGAGGGAAACTTTTAGAATAAGAAGAAGTCACTTAATTTATGCAAGTCCTGAAATTCACTTTGCGCTTCACTTTATGGCACCAAACTATAAAAAATGGTGATGATGCTTATCTGCTGAGGTGATCTAAACTGAAGTGTAAATCACTTAACTGACCTGCAGAAGCTGAACAGGAACtagctgttatttttaaaagattctTTATTAGCTGCTTgttggaaaaaaagagcaatatTGTTATCAAACAAACTCCAGAACATCATTAAAACTTAGCAGAATTatctgttagcacttcctgttagcagtgaacctgtggatgttcagacagctgtcactggatcactgtggtACTGAAGGGAAcctaaaaacatgatgtttctgagGCAGGCTCTGAACACGTGAGGAGAGACTGTTTGAGGGTTTCTAAGCAGGTTTATggagtcctcctctcctcacacacacctcatggACAGGAAACGTCCTCCGACACATTTAGATGTTAACTTAAGATCAAATATCTGTTATGAAcatttatgcaaatatgtgcatattattattattatcaaatgtgcatatttaaagatgaaatatcagaaaatgtgcaCATCGTCCTGTCAGACTACAGTATGAACCAACAGCCAGTATCGACCAGATATCAGTTGATTGACTTAATagacttcctcctcctcctcctcctcctcctcctcctcttcctggtcctcctcctcctcctcctccttctccccctcctcctccccctcctccccctcctcctggtcctcctcctcctggtccccctcctccccctggtcctcctcctcttccccctcctcctcctcctcctcttccccctcctcctcctggtcctcctcctcttcctcttcctcctggtcctcctcctcctcctctcagtcaTTATGTAACAGGCAGCTTGTTAGATAACAGAGGAAGCTGTGCAGCTCTGTTTCATTCAGCGCTCTGCGTCACAGTTTTATTCTCTCTGATGACACGTTGatacataaatatatagatatataaatatatagatatataaatatatatgaatataaatatatagatatctATGTGTTGGTCACATCTCTGACGGCACTTTGCTTCCTTTATTTCAGAATGTGTCAGACACGATCATGACGTGATAATCTGACCGTCAGTCTACATGTGGGATCTACTCAGTCTGTCATGTGACTGCATGCAGTGATGGACAGTAACTAATTTACTCCACTACAGCTGTCGGGTGCTTTACTTCAGTCTGCTGGTACTCCACTACATTACTCCATTACACTGATCTGACAGATGAGATTACTAGTTACTTCACACAATACAGTTAAACAAACGAATATGCAAAATACAACCCACTGTTAAATATCACAGTACTTCTACTAAAGTACTTTTACTACATGAAGCTGACAGATACTACTGatactgtaaaataattataataatactCTCTACTATCTAgtattttgaatgcaggatGTACGATGGATTACTTTCACAAAAAAGTATTGATGCTTTTTTACATCACTGACGGACACtaagatgtgaaaatgatttaaaaacaattattagaCGTGAAATTCTGTTTCCTGCTCGATGTGTAAATACTCTAAAGAATAAAAAGTCTCATCTCATCCTGGTGGAACTAAGTTTTACAGTATTCATGATAAAGTATTTGTAACTCAGAGTAAGAAGACTGAATCATCCTGACAGAACATTAATATTATAAAGCTCAGCGAAGCTTCAGGACTCATAAACTCACTGAACTGCTCGTGTTCTGCCCGACTGAGAGTCTCACTGCTCAGGTTCTGCTCAGATTCTGTTCAGACACTCATGAAGCTTTTAAAAATACGAGACAGTGAAACAGCTGGACAGaaaaataagaatgaaaatacttcattacaagtaaaagtctaTAAGatcatcttgtgttttcctccacaCCCTTCAGTTTATCTCGAACAGTTAACATCCTCACGGCTGGACGGACTGTGGGTCCAGTTCTGGAGAACCTGCGGTTCTGAATGCTGGCTGTTGAAACGCTGATGAATACGTGAAGAATATGTGAGAAATGTGGAATCTGAAGGAGCAACTTAATCATTTAATATTAAGATTTTTTATGAAAgtttaacatttcaaatgttccATGTAGACTCAGAAACATGTagcttgatttttttcctaATATACTCAGTTAGATTCTGACAGATCAAGACATTATGAATGAAACTGCAGGAGAatcaaacagagcagcaggtggaggtgagggtgTAGTTAGACTCTGTGTCCACTAGATGGTGCAGCAGCATAAAggtgttttaatgtgaagtttGTCTTCATGTCCATCTGGAGATCATACCAGGGAATCAgtgaaataaaccaaataatAGTTAATTTGTTTAACTGTCATGCTGatacattaaaggaacagtttgccCAAACATGTAAACTCcagtcctcctctgctcctcctcatgaGATAAAAGATGATCTGCTCCCgtcggatcagaacagaacctgatgagactccaggtgAGACCAAACAAACATCCAGAGAGGAAAAGTGCACTGCAGTTGAGTTCAAGAAACAGTGCTGTGCATAGAGGTGAGCCCATCTAAATCTAGTTGGTGCTGCCCCACCTCCCACACCAGCACCTGTTCCTTCCCCCATAAGAGGAGACATTTCCTGTCCTGAGGACCAGTCTGATGCCAGGAATCAGTTCACCTTCCTTCTTTTGCATGAAACTGGCACACACCCGACCTCAACGCCTGTCCCTGCTGGTAGTCAGCCCACAGGGTGGCGTCTCCATGTAGTCAAAGACCAGCCACCAGATATTCACCAGCGACCTCCACTCCCAGGTTTAGCTCCAGAAAGGTGCCCTGacttctctttcccctctcagTCTGGCCCCTCCTCTGGAGCTAATTAGCTTTGTGAGACCTGCCAGGGTAATTCAATCTGTAATGAAAAGACCACTGACTGCTGATTGttaaattgtgtattttgtctcccacttttttctcttctttcagtgAATGTTGGTCTGCAGGAGGTTTTCCATAAACATAAgatcagtctgaggaggagaagtgaaCGTGTGACTGAAGGAagtgatgaaacaggaagtggagtgAAGAGGTTAATACCCAACATGAGGTGAGGCAGCTTGACACAGAATCCAAGAAGAAGACCTTCAGTGAAACTCCAATCAGGTGCTGcgacatctttaaagcctcacctgaCCAACAGAGATGCATCAGAGTGGTTCTGACCAACGGCGTCGCTGGAGTTGGAAAAACCTTCTCGGtgcagaagttcactctggactgggcagAGGGCTCCGAAAACCAagatgtcagtctgctggttctgctgtcgTTCAGGGAGCTGAACCTGATCAGAGATGAGCAGTACAGTCTTCTCAGGCTGCtccatgttttccatccaacattacagaaggtgacagcagagaagctcGCTGTCTGTaaacttctcttcatctttgacgGCCTGGATGAAAGCAGACTTTCACTGGATTTCAACAACCATGAGGTcgtgtctgatgtcacacaggagtcatcagtcagcgtgctgctgacaaacctcatccagGGGAAGCTGCTTCCTTCGGCTCTCGTCTGGATCACTTCccgacctgcagcagccaatcagatccctccttcATGTGTCGACAGGGTAACAGAAGTACGAGGCTTCactgacggaggaggaggaggagtacttcaggaggaggttcagtgatgaagatctgtccagcagaatcatctcacaCATCAAGACCTCCAggagcctccacatcatgtgtctgatcccagtcttctgctggatcactgctacagttctggaccACATGTTGACTACaggccagagaggagagctgcccaagaccctgactgacatgtactcacacttcctgctggttcagacaaagaggaagaagcacaAGTACGATGAGGGACGTGAGACGAGTCCACaggagctgacggaggctgacagGGAAGTTCTTCTGAAGCTGGGGAGGCTGGCGTTTGAACATctggagacaggaaacatcatgttCTACCAAGAAGACCTGGAGCGCTGTGGTCTTAATGTCACAGAGGCCTCGGTGTACTCAGGGGTTTGTACAGAGATCTTcagaagagagagtgtgatCTTCCAGAAAACAGTCCACTGCTTTGTTAATCTGAgcgttcaggagtttctggctgcagtcTACATGTTCCACTGTTTCACCAACAGGAACACAAAGGTTCTGCAGGACTTCGTGGGAGGTCAAAGTTATAACAACTACTCTTCCCTGGATGGGTTCCTGAGGAGAGCCATGCAGAAATCCCTTGAAAGTAAAAATGGCCACCTGGACCTGCTTGTTCGGTTCCTTCATGGCCTCTCTCTGAAGTCCAACCAGAGACTCTTAGCAGGCCTGCTGGGTCAGACAGACAACAGTCCAGAAATCATCCAGAGAGCCATCAACAACCTGAAGGAGATGAACAGTGATAAGATCTCTCCTGACAGAAGCATCAACATCTTCCACTGTCAGACGGAGATGAACGACCACTCAGTCCATCAGGAGATCCAAGAGTTCCTGAAGTCAGAGAACAGATCAGAGAAGGAACTCTCTGAGATCCACTGCTCAGCTCTGGCCCACATGCCATGAGGAAGAAGTTTAGCGAGGAGCTGGAGATAAACATGCAGGGCTGGGTTATCAGCAAACAGGCACACCACGAGAGAGTGTCCGgtaaaatgatcagggcgatggacAAACAAATGTCCACCACCATGAGTGACGGTAACGTGTCTCCAGTTACGGTAAcgtcatttcatctcattacatgCATGGTCACACTTCTGAAGAGTATTTGACATGGCTCCGTACCTTTATCTTTTGCtcgtttctcctctttttctattCTCTTTTTCCTGAACTGGGCACCTGATGGCTGTGTCCTCTTcttatccatttgtttatttgacactcGGGAATCAACACGTGACCCCTCCCAACACCGTCAACCAAGAGTTAAGACTAAACCAGTTCACCTCATTTTGGAATATATTTCATAtagctgtagctcagtgggtagagcaggtcgactagtgatcagaaggtcattggttcaaatcccagctctgggcagtgctgagctgcatgtcgaagtgtccttgagcgagatactgaaccccacattgctcatcagtgaggccctgtgatgagctggtgacttgtccagggagtaccctgcccttgccctgagacaaagctgggattggctccagcagcaacaccccgtgaccccaagggataagcggttatggacaatgacatgacatgacttcagttcacatctctGTTTTAAGAACAAAATTTCAATCACAGACTTTATCCTACTAATTTCATTAGTTGTGCACTATCAGATGAATCCCCCTTCCTCCACAATCTCTGTGTGagactctgagcagcagcagatgcaccTTTTATAAAACAGAGGGCGCCCACACAGCAACACGACATAATTGACTTGACGTGTAAATGAGCAATACAAAAACCAGAGgaaatgaatgcaaacaaatacattcatttatttatttattttgctggCGCTCATGCTGCCCCTCCATACTGCCCATATGAGAAACTGCCCCTGACaacataacatcaacacaataaagtgtcacattttattgttttaatgttctATTATCTGTCATCACAGATTTATTGACTGTGGACTCTCAGAGAGTCACTGTGAAGTTGTGGCCTCAGCactgaagtccaacccctcccatctgacaGAACTGGACCTGAGTTTCAAcaagctgcaggattcaggagtgaagctgctgtgttctggACTGGAGAGTCCAAACTGTcgactggagactctgaggtcagttcatgtgtttctgtgttgatcTATAAAATTTAAATCCATAACAGAAGTTTTAAATTTCCTTCAGTTCACTTGTTTTCTGGGTTTGTCTGAGCTCAACTCACAACAACTCAGTTTAAAGTTTGACAGTCTGAACAGTTTGACTCctaattatatatttatatcacacacacacacacacacacacacacacacacaggtgacactacATTATTGTATATTACTGCCTAACGTACAACATCCACAGATACACAGAGATATAATCTATAAAAAAGGAGTTTGGATGATGTTTAAGTCACGCTGGACAAAAGACAAACCTCctttcatgtgtttatgtgctctTAATTGGATAAAagtctctttttatttcaatattaaGGATTATTACGTACCTTGTTAATGTGTTCTTACTGTAGTTGAGTGCACATAAAATGAGTCACATGACAACTATGTCCCAGTAAATTAACTTCAAATTATTAACAGAAGAATAAGAATTATAATAGGgagaacaaataaatgtaacCATCCACAGTAAATCACAGTaaactcaaaatgtgtttttctgctgaccTTGTTCTAAATGAAAGTTTAACAAGTCAAACCAATGAATTCAGTGCAATGTTCCTTTAACCTTGTTTTGTTACTATTCACTGTCAGTTTACTTTTGTTCgaacacaaaaatgttgttttaacctTGTCTGCTATTGATCACTGCTAATGAACTTTACCACAAAAGACCTTCATTAATATGAAACACAGCAAAAGAACTCTTATAGAAGCTTTAAGTGATACTTAGTTAGTTTGTGGgcccacacacacccaaacaagTTGCAACCAGGGAACACAACAAAGAGAAATAAGACAGACGTCACGCTGCAGGCCTGGAGGAAGCTGGGGAGTGTGGTGGCCAAATACAGTTGAAGCCGGTTCACTTTGAGCTGCAGAAACAACAGGTGAGTACTCACTGTAGTAGAGCTCAAGTCACCAGAGTCCCAGTAGGTCACCTCCATGCTGAAGGGGACACACAGCAGGCTGATGGCAGGCTGACTGTGGAGGACCCTCGGCGGCGGACATCTAATTTCTCACTCGTTGGTCTCAGAGCTCAGCTAGCTGCTGCTCTCACTCGCACAAACAGGCAGCAAGGCCAAGCAGCAGTCTCAGTTTCACTCCTCGGAGCTGAAGGGGCAGCGGGTGGGTTAATTCAACTGTGTCAGTAACAGGAGCTTTAAATATTAGAATCAAATGTTCAATCAGTTTCTGTGGGTTTTCATTTGGCTGCACAGCATGAGTTTGTAGAGATGGAGCCTCTGGTGGAACATCTTTATAGAAGCAGCAGCACGttgtcattaatattaatgagagcTCTGTTTCACTTTGGGTatttgacagtgttgaacctGCATCCTTTTGGGTTCAGGTGTTTGGAGTTTCATTCTGTAAACGTCGACATTCTAAACCTTCTTCAGCTCTGAACAGATcattaaacactgaatgatTTCAAGCAGAAACATTGTCTTTTAAacttcatcatttatttttattattttttttactttttcatatattctttattcagattggaggactgcagtttgtcagagatcagctgtgcttctctggcctcagctctaaagtccaacccctcccatctgagagagctggacctgacagacaacaacctgcaggattcaggagtgaagctgctgtgttctggACTGGAGAGTcctgttacacccgcaaacgtaataactgcccacaaacgtaataaaccacaaacgtaatacaaatctgcagctttgaatgtaataatcccgcaaatgtaataaatttcccacaaacgtaataaaatttgcctactgcaaacgtaatactgaatttcctgcaaatgtaataactattacatttgcaggaaattattacatatgtgggaaagtgaaaatctgtaaatgtaataacttcccacaaatgtaatatgagacaaaataatgatctttgtggttgttgttgtttatttgtttacttataaacctgccaatagtgactgaatgttgacaagcaacccgcaggtcaggtggggcaggtcagaaagtgacagagcagtgttctaagttattaataacacacacacacacacacacacacacacacacacacacacacacacacaggtcatgctcataattttaagggctatggctacaagcctatgctggtggcttatgagagccaatgtttgaaccatttaatgtctgcatatcaaaggccggggctgcacagtggcccagtggttagcactgctgcctcacagctagaagatccgcggtttgcgtcccggttaggacgcctgggatctttctgtgtggagtttgcatgttctccctgtgcagcgtaggttttcaccgggtactccggcttcctcccacagtccaaaaacatactgaggttaattgattattctaaattgtccgtgggtgtgaatgagagtgtgcctggttgtttgtctctatgtgtagccctgtgatagactggcgacctgtccagggtgtcccctgccttcgccctaagtcagctgggataggctccagcccccccgcgaccctgcagaggattaagcggcgtacatataatgtacagataatggatggatggatggatatcaaaagccaaaaacttgaatagatagtccattctttgaagtacgcctaatgaaaacatttgtcaagatttaagactggtccatgttctttttgatagtaacatggaccaagactgtctgaacactgacaattaaagacttgcaaataaataatgactgtaacttaaattaatctaccattgtgaatgcaggaaagtgagcaggCTCTAGGGGTGATtgcactgttcttttaaggagaAGTACTTTTGGTCAAGCAACTTTTTCCTATCGAGCGGCAAATTCTTGGAACTCCACACCAAGTGCCTGATCTACCcactattgcttcattttccaagcatcttaaactttggaaaatcaaacctgttgccactaattgtgatcatttttaacttgtccactgctgctgatttgttgtgtgttattatctattgtatattataatgtttaagttttacatgtccacatagttgggtactcacaaattataactgttaatgaattattgtagtatgtaataagtctgcaattctatcatcttttattcttaggcagtagagcaatgtgcaattcaacaagcactttatatttctgttctagttctctctgtattataaaattaccattgttggtatttaattattgtaaaatgtattgagaattgtgcaattaaaatagcactttatatctagtgtgcaattgggcaagttgcaatataatacgcattaaacacgtaactttgcatgaaaaaaatgctacatcgaCACGTTTGACAATCTAGCGGACTCAATTTTTAAGGTAGCGCAAAACCAGCGGTATTATatgaatcttgagatttcaacgaATCCATTGAcaccaaatacatcatgcttgcTGACCGGGTAAGGagtgaaaagttgttgctgttttaccgcGAAGTGACTATAGACCTTTATTTAAGCTGGCATGtggtgcagctaattatgttggagtatcatgctacataagaggaaaaaaatacaagagggacacttttgacaatatagcggactgagctttaaaactactgcgaaaccatcatatatcttgagatttcaatgaattcattgatacaaaata includes:
- the LOC119024102 gene encoding protein NLRC3; amino-acid sequence: MLTTGQRGELPKTLTDMYSHFLLVQTKRKKHKYDEGRETSPQELTEADREVLLKLGRLAFEHLETGNIMFYQEDLERCGLNVTEASVYSGVCTEIFRRESVIFQKTVHCFVNLSVQEFLAAVYMFHCFTNRNTKVLQDFVGGQSYNNYSSLDGFLRRAMQKSLESKNGHLDLLVRFLHGLSLKSNQRLLAGLLGQTDNSPEIIQRAINNLKEMNSDKISPDRSINIFHCQTEMNDHSVHQEIQEFLKSENRSEKELSEIHCSALAHMP